A genomic stretch from Leishmania donovani BPK282A1 complete genome, chromosome 36 includes:
- a CDS encoding actin-like protein, putative yields the protein MTGVSASIQSVVVDVGTRNTRVGFSGEEAPRTMLRSCVGLPGTRRPRPTLLQHPFDIATGDAAYNDGGLLSLTYPVRAGHVYDYDALEKLLFYALVEEARVTPDASPFLFLEPADQSRLARERLCELLFESFNIPLAGLLTNTAATLYSSGRTRGLALDSGAGRTCVAAVEEGYTLAHSVRSSSIAGEALTDELFAALRAGGYPLSTAADRDVVEAAKEALCRVSADAKDEEARQVGTHSHPDPADGFILPDQERIFLLEHAYKVPEALFDSTYLTYTTAMSAERPTTPTGYSQSNPIVKKTLSGWVGMLCDAAAAAPRILEQVLYENVVLGGGSTLFPGTEQRVQREIADIAPKGVRATCVAFPERGAAAWMGASIWGCSSVFPDTCLAKATYDEQGSSVVHLYTQ from the coding sequence ATGACCGGTGTCTCGGCTAGCATACAGagcgtggtggtggacgTTGGCACGCGCAACACTCGTGTAGGCTTCAGCGGTGAGGAGGCACCTCGTACGATGCTCCGCAGCTGCGTAGGGCTTCCTGgcacgaggcggccgcgcccaacgctcctccagcacccaTTCGACATTGCAACTGGCGATGCAGCCTacaacgacggcggcctTCTGTCGCTCACGTACCCTGTGAGAGCAGGCCACGTGTATGACTACGACGCACTCGAGAAGCTTCTGTTTTATGCACTCGTGGAGGAGGCCCGCGTCACGCCGGACGCATCGCCGTTTCTCTTTCTGGAGCCCGCTGATCAGTCGCGACTCGCCCGAGAGCGCCTCTGCGAGCTGCTGTTCGAGTCCTTTAACATTCCCCTCGCAGGGCTGCTGACGAACACGGCGGCCACACTCTACTCGAGTGGGCGCACGAGAGGGTTGGCGCTTGACAGTGGCGCCGGCCGCACCTGCGTTGCAGCAGTAGAGGAAGGGTACACCTTAGCACACTCGGTGCGGTCGTCCTCTATTGCGGGCGAGGCGCTGACCGATGAGCTCTTTGCCGCGCTGCGAGCAGGTGGGTACCCgctctccaccgccgctgacCGCGACGTTGTGGAAGCCGCGAAGGAAGCGCTGTGCCGCGTATCCGCCGACGcgaaggacgaggaggctaGGCAGGTCGGCACGCACTCCCATCCAGACCCCGCCGACGGGTTCATCCTGCCCGATCAGGAGCGCATTTTCCTACTCGAGCACGCCTACAAAGTTCCTGAGGCGCTGTTCGACAGCACGTACCTCACCTACACCACCGCCATGTCGGCAGAGCGGCCCACCACCCCAACGGGGTACTCGCAGAGCAACCCCATTGTGAAAAAGACGTTAAGTGGTTGGGTAGGCATGCTatgcgatgccgccgccgccgccccgcggATCCTTGAGCAGGTGCTTTACGAGAACGTCGTtcttggcggcggcagtaCGCTTTTCCCTGGCAcggagcagcgcgtgcagcgagAGATTGCTGACATCGCTCCTAAAGGGGTGCGGGCCACCTGCGTGGCGTTCCCAGAgcgtggggcggcggcgtggatGGGGGCGTCCATCTGGGgttgcagcagcgtcttcCCGGACACGTGCCTTGCCAAGGCCACGTACGACGAgcagggcagcagcgtcgtgcaTCTTTACACACAGTAG